A DNA window from Alligator mississippiensis isolate rAllMis1 chromosome 11, rAllMis1, whole genome shotgun sequence contains the following coding sequences:
- the BCL2L10 gene encoding bcl-2-like protein 10, producing MPGPLKEETALLLADYFQHRLGGTALPPSPAAEALRRAAGELESREQPFFRSCRPLARAEPREAAALLARVAAQLEADGGLNWGRVLALVVFAGSLAAALAERGEDPARLADVLAAYLAEEQREWLEAHGGWDGFYHFFNRHGSQPADQSNTISTIMAAAGFGLAGLAFLLAVR from the exons ATGCCGGGCCCGCTGAAGGAGGAGACGGCGCTGCTGCTGGCCGACTACTTCCAGCACCGGCTGGGCGGCACGGCGCTGCCGCCCAGCCCCGCGGCCGAGGCGCTGCGGCGGGCGGCGGGCGAGCTGGAGAGCCGCGAGCAGCCCTTCTTCCGCTCGTGCCGCCCGCTGGCCCGGGCCGAGccgcgggaggcggcggcgctgCTGGCGCGGGTGGCGGCGCAGCTGGAGGCGGACGGCGGCCTCAACTGGGGCCGGGTGCTGGCGCTCGTGGTGTTCGCGGGCAGCCTGGCGGCGGCGCTGGCCGAGCGCGGCGAGGACCCGGCCCGCCTGGCCGACGTGCTGGCCGCCTACCTGGCCGAGGAGCAGCGCGAGTGGCTGGAGGCGCACGGCGGATGG gatGGCTTCTATCACTTCTTCAACAGACATGGCTCTCAACCAGCTGACCAGAGCAATACCATAAGCACcataatggcagcagcagggtttggACTAGCAGGATTAGCTTTTCTTTTGGCAGTGCGATAG